The genomic segment TTAATAATATTTTTATCAATTGATTTGACAACATTCTTAAGTGGTAAATGAGTAGTGACAGGGCAGACTGATAACTTTTTATTGTAAATTAACATTCCAGTTTTTTTTTTATTAAATTTACTGGATATATATTCAGTTACTCCTAAAAATTTATTATTTAAAAATATTTTTTTATCAACTGGTCCATTTATTAATTTATTAGCAAATCCTTTTCTAATTAATTCAAAAGAAATTTCAAAACATTTTTCTATATAATCTTTAATATATTTTTTTTTTAAATCTTTGTTTGTTTTTTTTTCAAGTTTGATATCAATTAAATTAATTTCATTTTTTTTTAAGGTAATTTGATTTATTTTTTTAATATTTAGTAAATTAATCTTTTTTTTTAATCTATTTATATTCATTTGCTTTTCTAAGTTATCTTTAGAGCAAATTAGAATTAAGTAGTTCTTATAAGATTTAGATTTAAGAGATTTAAAAAATAACTCTAAAAAAACTCCTTCAGGATCACCTTCTACAATCAAAGTACGATTATAGCTCATTTATAATTGTGTCTTTTTCAATTCGTTTATAATAAATATTCGAAAATTGATTAAATTGTTGATTTGTTAAACTTGTTTTTAATTTTTCTCTCTCTTTATCAATATCAATTTCATTTTCTATTATTCTTGCCTCTTTTAATTCAAGCAAAAGATATCCACCCGGAACTGTTATTGGTTGAGTAAATTCTCCAATTTTAATATTCATTAAAATAGATCTGACATTTTGATTTAATGAATTTTCATTAATCCACCCAAGGTCTCCATTTTGGTTAGCAGATCTTGATTTACTGTGTATAAAAGCTGCATTACCAAATCCTTTATTTGTAATATCGTTTTTAATTTCAATTAATTTTTTATTAAATTCTTCCAAACTGTCAGCTGTAAAATAAATTTCAGATAAAGATAATTGTTTAATTTTATCAGTTTTAATTTCTTCAAGTTGCTTTTCTAATTCAACTTCGTCTATGAATATTCTATTTCTAAATTTTGAGACAATCAGACGGTTCCATAAAATCTCAATAGATATTTTGTTTCTTATGTAATCTAAATTTAAATCAAAATTATTTACAAATTCTGCCAATTCATCGTTAGATTTTAAATCTAAATTCTCATAGATATTTCGTAGAGCATTATTAAGCAAATCCTCTTCTACTTTAGTATTCTTTAATTCAATATTGATTGTTTCTTTTTTAATAATTTCTCTAATAATTGAGTTTTTACTT from the Candidatus Pelagibacter sp. HIMB1321 genome contains:
- a CDS encoding 4-hydroxythreonine-4-phosphate dehydrogenase PdxA, translated to MSYNRTLIVEGDPEGVFLELFFKSLKSKSYKNYLILICSKDNLEKQMNINRLKKKINLLNIKKINQITLKKNEINLIDIKLEKKTNKDLKKKYIKDYIEKCFEISFELIRKGFANKLINGPVDKKIFLNNKFLGVTEYISSKFNKKKTGMLIYNKKLSVCPVTTHLPLKNVVKSIDKNIIKEKIKLVNEFYLKYLKLKPRIAVTGLNPHCESILRFNEDENILKPAIKDMKKKNINVKGPFPADTIFSSKNRNIYDVVIGMYHDQVLSPIKALYEFDAINVTMGLPFLRATPDHGPNKEMVGKNLSNPTSLIKALEFLDKK
- a CDS encoding peptidylprolyl isomerase; this encodes MNKLHNYFVIIFLFLINSALALENKILFKVNNEIITSIDILNESNYLKALNKNAQSLDKKTLLEISKNSIIREIIKKETINIELKNTKVEEDLLNNALRNIYENLDLKSNDELAEFVNNFDLNLDYIRNKISIEILWNRLIVSKFRNRIFIDEVELEKQLEEIKTDKIKQLSLSEIYFTADSLEEFNKKLIEIKNDITNKGFGNAAFIHSKSRSANQNGDLGWINENSLNQNVRSILMNIKIGEFTQPITVPGGYLLLELKEARIIENEIDIDKEREKLKTSLTNQQFNQFSNIYYKRIEKDTIINEL